A genome region from Micromonospora peucetia includes the following:
- a CDS encoding DUF4192 domain-containing protein, producing MTPTDRPRLAVRSPADLIAAVPYLLGFHPTDSVVVVAMRDRRITFAARADLPDLADPHDPAGHLAGVVARQHAEAATVLGYGPAALVTPAVDAVRAALAAAGLSVLDALRVTEGRYWSYVCTEPECCPPDGRPYDVAASEVSAAAVFAGQVALPDRAALVAQVAPVTGPARSAVRRATARAERRLADLLDQASASDPCGERALCAAGAAAVRTALRRHRREQRLTDGEVAWLSVLLTREPVRDHAWARTDGRDADVALWTDVLRRAEPELTAAPAALLAFAAWRAGQGALAAVALERALAEHPGHSLALLLDDLLRRGVPPSELDGWPAGGTPGVLRRRRARRGLR from the coding sequence ATGACCCCGACCGATCGCCCCCGGCTCGCCGTCCGTTCCCCCGCCGACCTCATCGCCGCCGTGCCCTACCTGCTCGGCTTCCACCCGACCGACAGCGTCGTCGTGGTGGCGATGCGGGACCGCCGGATCACCTTCGCCGCCCGTGCCGACCTGCCCGACCTCGCCGACCCGCACGACCCCGCCGGCCACCTGGCGGGCGTCGTCGCCCGGCAGCACGCCGAGGCCGCCACGGTGCTGGGCTACGGCCCGGCAGCCCTGGTCACCCCGGCGGTCGACGCCGTACGCGCCGCGCTGGCCGCCGCCGGGCTCTCCGTCCTCGACGCCCTCCGCGTGACCGAGGGCCGCTACTGGTCGTACGTCTGCACGGAGCCGGAGTGCTGCCCGCCCGACGGCAGGCCCTACGACGTCGCGGCCAGCGAGGTCAGCGCGGCGGCCGTCTTCGCCGGTCAGGTGGCCCTGCCCGACCGGGCCGCCCTGGTCGCGCAGGTCGCCCCGGTGACCGGTCCGGCCCGCTCGGCCGTACGCCGGGCCACCGCCCGCGCCGAGCGGCGCCTGGCGGACCTGCTCGACCAGGCGTCCGCGTCGGATCCGTGCGGCGAGCGGGCGCTGTGTGCGGCCGGGGCGGCGGCGGTACGCACCGCGCTGCGCCGGCACCGGCGGGAGCAGCGGCTCACCGACGGCGAGGTGGCCTGGCTGAGCGTGCTGCTGACCCGGGAGCCGGTCCGTGACCACGCCTGGGCGCGCACCGACGGTCGGGACGCGGACGTCGCGCTCTGGACAGACGTGCTGCGCCGGGCCGAGCCGGAACTGACCGCCGCTCCGGCCGCGCTGCTGGCGTTCGCGGCGTGGCGGGCGGGACAGGGGGCACTGGCTGCGGTGGCGCTGGAACGGGCCTTGGCCGAGCATCCCGGCCACTCGCTGGCGCTGCTCCTCGACGACCTGCTGCGCCGCGGCGTGCCACCGTCCGAGCTGGATGGCTGGCCGGCAGGGGGAACGCCCGGAGTACTACGCCGCAGGCGGGCCCGGCGTGGCCTCCGCTGA